The Microbacterium sulfonylureivorans sequence CCGCAGCACTTCCCCGACCGCGCGCGCGTTGCCGGGTGCCAGAGACACCATCCTGCCGACGATGCGCAGCTTCCCGTTAGTAGCTGTCCGGCAACAGCTCCTACGCAGGATTCCCGCCACTCAACCGCCGGGGCAATCGCAATCGCCCCCGCTGTGGCAGACGCACGGCAGGGGCTCGTCGTCGTCCTCGACCTCTTCAGTCTCGCCTGAGCGGGGCACCTCGTGATAGCCCGTCCCGGTCCCAATGGTGACGACGTGTGGGGATGCGCTGGCGCGAATCTGCGCAAGGTCGTAGGGCGAGGCGTCGATAAGCTCACCGTCGACCGTCGTATCCATCTCGTCCACCCCATCGGGAGTGCTGAGGCGGAACGAGACGTAGCGCCAGTCCGAGTCCGGGCACCTAGCGCTCGCACCAGGAAGATCATCGACGGTGTACGGAACACCGTTGGCCGTTTGCCCCGGAATGCCCATCTCGCGCCAGTACTGCTCGGTCATCCCCCAGTCCGCCTCGTCGGGCTCACAGCCGGCGGCCACCAGTCTTTCTCGCCATGACGCGAGGATCTCGGCGGGGTCGGTGCGGGGATCTTCGATGATCCACATAGTGCTGTGCCCGCAGTCCCAAGCGGACGGGGAGTTGTAGAACGGGCCGAATTGCCCACGGGTGCATGCGTCCTTGACGCCGGTGCTCAACGCCGGCTCGGGAACGATGCTGTGGAGCAGGTCGAGCTCTGCGGCCGCGGCAGCCTCGCGGGCCTCGACGATCGCCGGCTCATGCGCTCCCGTCGGCGGGAACGCTGGGGTGGGCGCGCATCCGGCCAGTCCGAGCGCGAGCGCGAGCATGCTGGCGGCGGCACACTCTCGCTTGGTCACAGCGCCGAGCCTAGGGGCGACTGTCTGACATCCACGACATTCAATGATTGCCGTCCCAAATGGCGATCAGTCGGTCGCTGACTGAGTGTCGGCCATGCTCGCGGTAGCGATTCTTGCCAGCGCTGACGCTCGAAAGCCGATCCGCTCCCGCACTGGCGCCCGCGGCTAGCTAGTGTCGAAGTATGGCTGGCAGAAGTATGCGAACCGCGCTCCTTTGGGCGGGAGCGGCGCTGGTCGCAGTCGCCGGTGCGATCACGATCACGATCGGGCTGTTCACGCCTATGGGGGTCGCCTCGTTCGGCTGGTTCGCCTACCAGCCCCTGGCGAATGCGACCTTCACCCCTGGCGGCTCAGCGGTCGTCCTCTCGCGCGTCACCGTCGTCGGATGGATCGTTTTCACCCTAGGGATGCTCACCCTAGCGTTTCTTGCCGGCGGTGTCGTGGCCCGGAGATCGCGCGAGTAGCTCAGGCCCGACGTCGGTCGGTACAGGTGGATGTCCCGGAGCGCTGAACGATCCCACACGGAGCAACTTTGTCGGTCCCTGTAACGATCCGTGCGGTGCCGGACAATACAGAGCATGAGCGGTGGTGAAGGCCCGGAGCACGGGTGGTGGCAGCGCGGACTCGTGGGCGACCCGGACGCGTTCGGGATGATCTTCGACCTGCACCGTGACAGGGTCTTCCGCCACGCTTACCGGATTCTCCAGGATCAGACCGACGCCGAGGACGCCCCGGCGGTGTCTTTCCTCGAGCTGCGGCGACGTAGATCCCAGGTGCGCGTCGTCGATGGTTCAGTTGCCCTGGCTGCTCGTAACCGCGACAAACGCGTGCCGGAACCTCGATCGGTCTCGCCAGCGCTATCGCCGACTCTTGGGCGAGCTTCCGCACGGCGCCCACCACCCGTCCGCCGAGGACGTCGCCATCGATGAGCTCACCATCGACACCGGCGTTGCAGCCGCACTGCGCAGGTTGTCCCCGCGAGACGCCCGACTGCTCGCGCTGGTGGCCCTGGAGGGCTATTCGGCGACAGAAGCCGCCGGTGCGTTGGGGATCTCTCCCGAAACTGCTCGCACCAGGCTGCACCGGGTTAGAGCGCACGTGAAACGCAGTCTCGGACACGACACGCTCGACAGCTACCTCACCAAGGAGGCGACATGAGCACTCCCACCATGAGCGACCAGTTTGCGGCGGCGTTCCGCGCCCGACTTGTCACCCACATCGCAGAAGCGGGCCGCCCCCGCCGACGCCGTCACACTCTACTCGGCACGGGAGCCGCACTCGCGATCGTGCTGGGCGGTGCAGTAGCCGCCGCAGCGACTGGGCTGCTCAGCCTGCCCGGCGCGAGCGTCGATACCGCCCTGGGCGCGACCCGGTCGGCAACCTTCACCGGCACAGGAACGCTCGAGCTCGGCCCGGCGCCGGCCACGGCGACGGGGGTGGCCATCTCGCTCACATGCCTCACCCCCGGATCATTCAAATTCGACGATGGCGCCGCCGTGACCTGCACCTCCGCCGGTGACAGCGAACGGCCGACGACATACGTCATCCCGATCACAGCGATTGAAGGTGACGGGGTCACCATGACCACCACCACGGACGCAGCCTGGTCAATCACCGCCGGGTACGTCTCCAGCGACACCACCGACTGGGCAGTGAACAAAACCGGCGACAGCTACGGCGTCATCAACGGCGATGGACAGCCCGACCTCATCGCTGTAATCGCCACGAACGGTCAGCAGGGATATGTCTACCGCGAGGACCTTGCGGATGCCGACGGGAGTACTGCTGCCGAGAGCTTCACCAGCCCGGAGGACGCCCTTCGCTGGCAAGAAGAGAACGCCGGCATCATCCATATGATCCCGGTCTACGAATCAGACGGCACCACCAGGATCGGCGAATTCCGAGTCGGCTGAGTCGGTCCGCACGCTGAGCGGTCGACCTGCGCGCAGGTGGAGTCGATGGCCATCGAGGCGAGCAGTCGTGGGGGCAGTTGCGGCGCTGTCCAGGGTCCGAGAGCCGGTCGGGCGGTCGCTGCGAACACGTCGAATCGCGGAGTACGCTCGCGATCATGGTCGAGGACGATCCGGTGACGACTAACCCGGCCCACTACCGCATCATCTTTGAGAACGAATTCGTGCGCGTTCTGGAGTACCGCGACGAGCCTGGCGACAGTACGACGCCGCACGTGCACCCGAACAGCGTGATGGTGACACTCAGCGATTTCCAGCGCCGGCTCCGCACCGAGTCGGGCGAGCGGGAAGTCGACATGCACGCCAACGAAGCAGCGTGGCTCCCGGCGCAGCGGCACGCGGGGGCGAACATCGGCCGATCAGGGACGCACGCCATCTTCGTCGAACTCAAAGGGGAGGCAGCCGGAGTCGCCGATTCCCGAGTGCTCGGCCCCAGCAGCTGACCGGATCGCGGGTCCGGTCAGCCGGTCCTCCTG is a genomic window containing:
- a CDS encoding RNA polymerase sigma factor, which gives rise to MGELPHGAHHPSAEDVAIDELTIDTGVAAALRRLSPRDARLLALVALEGYSATEAAGALGISPETARTRLHRVRAHVKRSLGHDTLDSYLTKEAT
- a CDS encoding cytoplasmic protein — encoded protein: MVEDDPVTTNPAHYRIIFENEFVRVLEYRDEPGDSTTPHVHPNSVMVTLSDFQRRLRTESGEREVDMHANEAAWLPAQRHAGANIGRSGTHAIFVELKGEAAGVADSRVLGPSS